A single genomic interval of Rosistilla ulvae harbors:
- a CDS encoding tetratricopeptide repeat protein, whose translation MNSATIESTQKRNERSVRWEVDLRFLAKTLVVAAVAAAICGGIYWVRSSKLSESIQAKADTAAESQDWDQQIRWLEQLRILQPSDTQLAIQLARAADKSADSNDLEPVERRSRNDRAIRHLRSAVIALDESPGEERTVLERKLIARLLQYGPRYVNETQNRIIELSAPQDDPEMLLGLAQTRLMLSQGQAGKVKLDPDKFNRETGFWQWLAQQPLGSVVYTAWTANRDEISLAAALLELCTTKPEGAFAEADGSEKPKQIGDEVLANLSQKRDDGHAIWTVYSHLQSTQPDQAAKLLAEADDAALQRLKSLAAENENEPTQSDLSRNPFWDFQIVYQAAAAKLRDDPTPETRSGAAETLDALIALESLPVAPQAIEAVYLTRGQLFWDAQQREKAWELWSAGIERLEDASLDLHVAQARTSVAAGTVADAQQAVDKLAAITNRLTLALSGSTGTTLSAGQRKDRENALDAARWVAIYLNGQLALRQKQTVNAIAYLKKAVDSQAPAAANDRVGALALLGSAYEQAKSWDLAAAAFEQASNQMPAVMQYRVAAARAWGKAGNSDRSIDQWRGTNVNSAAILLEQAQAMIRQQTKRTASERDYGASMKTLEKAKLAINKMDDDQPEERRRLTVQMEILALAMPAAEDGSHKLEPQERLEQLLKQYPDSPELQSVAVISLASSNNLQQSRQHLDDLGRLAGEDSLLFCQTKASVLAMQGKAELAIETLTQHASKTPTDAVTCLTQGADIALSNSLQQRGFDLLRRVVAIAPTPDLIYRLHSLALSQPPSDTADATTETPSDDAQRSAEHWENMLRDDEGSSGAWWRLAVASRLLHEYDRAKPNDPQRDALLKQANQLQREIAVLRPRWALGISLEGLIAARNGETIRAIDALRRGIDGGDQRVSSLLLLVSQLTTANRIDEAEAAFQGFERLKKANSTVAQLAIAIAEMKGDFRQGLDLARASAERNPRETKTWLLLAQTASAAAKSTDEPQARKALIAEASEALDRALVESGDSSLAVYQLRVQFQNAFFGTPEVTRELQQAANSKITEPTRSLFVGLTYLKLNDLPAAFAALTKAYRIKPESPECLIALSDYYKAAKNDAKSIEMLETALQFRPDHVEVRNRLALAIALRDGGEVPWKRLDALLGSEQTLSAKNKLLHALILINRGDEQRQQQADKILRDVIRNDKDNHDDAVRMLAALERRRWAIATESGDTRQASRPFAESRRLYTILVRRTDPLPLDIYRFADLLLAAEQTSEIDALADQLDKMADGGAMALDIRLRLARHQGDEKKAAQLAASWTQQMIGSEGTPQASAWETAGRTLSRLGFHEQALDWLQQAFEEDPKYLRPYVIALARGRKFDIALDVCQTEFEKTMRGETLALIADLIVLSGNTVTVPIEIEGYLDDAIHRYKSVAPVMESVATLRLSQQRYAEAVALYERAEKLAPQNVRILNNLAMALSEVQGRFGDALPRIRKAIDLYGRSPELLDTLGLVLLRNDQIDEAVVTLREATGSSPEPHYRFHLVMALLRSGDRVAARAQWAQLDIRAIKSAVLTPAETRDLEAIQEEFGRRKAS comes from the coding sequence ATGAACTCCGCAACCATCGAATCGACTCAAAAACGAAACGAACGAAGTGTTCGTTGGGAAGTAGATCTGCGATTTCTGGCAAAGACCCTGGTCGTCGCTGCGGTTGCCGCGGCGATCTGCGGCGGGATCTATTGGGTGAGATCGAGCAAGCTGTCCGAATCGATTCAAGCGAAAGCGGATACGGCAGCCGAATCGCAGGATTGGGACCAACAAATCCGTTGGCTCGAACAGTTGCGGATCCTTCAACCGTCCGACACGCAGCTTGCGATCCAGCTGGCACGCGCTGCCGACAAATCAGCCGATTCGAACGATCTGGAACCCGTCGAACGCCGTTCTCGCAACGATCGCGCCATCCGCCATCTGCGAAGCGCTGTCATCGCATTGGACGAATCGCCGGGAGAAGAGCGGACCGTTTTGGAACGGAAGTTGATCGCTCGCCTGTTGCAATATGGCCCGCGTTATGTCAACGAGACGCAAAATCGGATCATCGAACTATCCGCGCCGCAGGATGATCCGGAGATGCTTCTCGGGCTGGCGCAAACCCGGTTGATGCTGTCCCAAGGACAAGCCGGCAAGGTGAAACTGGATCCGGATAAATTCAATCGCGAAACCGGATTCTGGCAATGGCTCGCGCAACAACCTTTGGGTTCGGTCGTCTATACGGCTTGGACAGCGAACCGCGACGAGATCTCGCTCGCTGCGGCTCTCCTGGAACTATGCACCACCAAACCCGAAGGTGCGTTTGCGGAAGCCGACGGAAGCGAAAAGCCGAAGCAGATCGGCGACGAAGTCCTCGCCAATTTGAGCCAAAAGCGAGACGATGGACACGCGATCTGGACCGTCTACAGCCATCTGCAATCGACGCAGCCCGACCAGGCAGCGAAACTGTTGGCCGAAGCGGACGATGCTGCGTTGCAACGCCTGAAGTCGCTCGCGGCAGAAAACGAGAATGAACCGACGCAATCCGACCTTTCCCGCAATCCGTTTTGGGACTTCCAAATCGTCTATCAAGCGGCAGCCGCCAAACTGCGAGACGATCCAACCCCAGAAACGCGATCGGGCGCCGCAGAAACTCTGGACGCTCTGATTGCATTGGAATCGTTGCCCGTCGCACCTCAAGCGATCGAAGCTGTCTATTTGACGCGAGGCCAATTGTTCTGGGATGCCCAGCAGCGTGAGAAGGCGTGGGAATTGTGGAGCGCTGGAATCGAGCGACTGGAAGACGCATCTTTGGACCTCCATGTCGCCCAGGCGAGAACCAGCGTCGCCGCCGGCACCGTCGCCGACGCACAGCAAGCCGTTGACAAATTGGCCGCAATCACCAACCGGCTCACCCTAGCGTTATCGGGATCAACTGGCACCACACTCTCGGCCGGGCAACGCAAAGACCGCGAGAACGCCCTCGATGCAGCTCGTTGGGTCGCGATCTATCTCAACGGCCAATTGGCGTTGCGACAAAAACAGACAGTCAATGCGATCGCGTACCTGAAGAAGGCTGTCGATTCCCAAGCCCCCGCAGCGGCCAACGATCGCGTTGGCGCATTAGCTCTGCTCGGTTCGGCATACGAACAGGCCAAATCGTGGGATCTCGCCGCCGCCGCATTTGAACAGGCGAGCAATCAGATGCCCGCCGTGATGCAGTACCGAGTCGCCGCAGCCCGAGCGTGGGGCAAGGCAGGCAACAGCGATCGATCGATCGATCAATGGCGCGGCACCAATGTCAATTCGGCTGCGATCTTGCTGGAACAGGCCCAGGCGATGATTCGCCAACAAACAAAACGAACCGCCAGCGAACGCGACTACGGTGCCTCGATGAAAACGCTGGAAAAGGCGAAACTTGCCATCAACAAGATGGATGACGATCAGCCCGAAGAACGACGTAGGTTGACGGTCCAGATGGAAATTCTGGCACTGGCAATGCCGGCCGCAGAGGATGGATCGCACAAGCTGGAGCCGCAGGAGCGGTTGGAGCAATTGCTGAAACAATATCCTGACAGCCCCGAACTGCAATCGGTAGCGGTGATCAGTCTCGCGTCATCCAACAATCTGCAGCAATCGCGGCAGCATCTCGACGATCTGGGCCGATTGGCAGGCGAAGACTCACTCCTCTTCTGCCAAACCAAAGCCTCCGTCTTGGCGATGCAAGGGAAAGCGGAACTCGCGATCGAAACCTTGACTCAGCACGCATCCAAAACGCCAACTGACGCGGTGACATGCCTGACCCAAGGAGCGGATATCGCGTTGTCAAATTCGCTGCAGCAACGCGGGTTCGATCTACTGCGTCGCGTCGTTGCGATTGCACCCACCCCCGACCTAATCTATCGCTTGCACAGCCTCGCGCTCTCCCAACCGCCATCGGATACGGCCGATGCGACAACCGAAACGCCGTCGGACGACGCACAGCGATCGGCCGAGCACTGGGAAAACATGCTCCGCGACGATGAAGGGAGTTCCGGGGCTTGGTGGCGACTTGCCGTTGCATCGCGCCTGTTGCACGAATATGATCGCGCAAAACCGAATGATCCGCAGCGCGACGCGCTGTTGAAGCAAGCGAATCAATTGCAACGGGAAATCGCGGTGCTGCGTCCTCGCTGGGCACTGGGAATTAGTCTCGAAGGGTTGATCGCCGCCCGAAATGGCGAAACGATTCGAGCGATCGACGCCTTGCGTCGCGGCATTGATGGCGGAGACCAACGCGTTTCGAGCCTGCTGCTGTTGGTATCGCAATTGACGACAGCGAATCGAATCGACGAAGCGGAAGCTGCGTTTCAAGGTTTTGAACGGTTGAAGAAAGCGAATTCGACCGTCGCCCAACTCGCGATTGCAATCGCCGAGATGAAGGGAGACTTTCGGCAGGGACTCGACCTCGCCCGCGCCAGCGCCGAACGGAACCCTCGCGAAACGAAGACCTGGCTGTTGTTGGCCCAAACCGCGTCGGCCGCGGCCAAATCGACAGACGAACCGCAAGCCCGCAAAGCGTTGATCGCCGAAGCGAGCGAAGCCTTGGATCGCGCACTGGTTGAATCGGGGGACAGCAGCCTCGCGGTCTATCAATTGCGTGTTCAATTCCAGAACGCCTTTTTTGGTACTCCGGAAGTGACCCGCGAACTCCAACAAGCTGCCAACAGTAAGATCACCGAACCAACGCGGTCGCTGTTCGTCGGACTCACCTATCTAAAATTGAACGATCTACCAGCGGCGTTTGCGGCGCTGACCAAAGCGTACCGGATCAAACCGGAAAGCCCCGAATGTCTGATCGCGTTGTCAGATTACTACAAGGCGGCGAAGAACGACGCCAAATCGATCGAGATGCTGGAAACCGCCCTTCAATTTCGCCCCGACCACGTCGAGGTCCGCAACCGCTTGGCGCTTGCGATCGCGTTGCGGGATGGCGGCGAGGTCCCTTGGAAACGGCTCGACGCTTTGTTGGGATCCGAGCAAACGCTATCGGCCAAAAACAAACTGTTGCACGCGTTGATCTTGATCAACCGCGGCGACGAACAACGCCAACAGCAGGCGGACAAGATCTTGCGAGATGTCATTCGCAACGACAAAGATAATCACGACGACGCCGTCCGCATGCTCGCCGCGTTGGAACGCCGGCGTTGGGCGATCGCGACCGAATCGGGCGACACGCGGCAAGCGTCCCGTCCCTTTGCCGAATCGCGGCGTCTGTACACGATCCTCGTTCGGCGAACCGACCCGTTGCCGTTGGACATCTATCGCTTTGCCGACCTTTTGCTCGCCGCCGAACAGACATCCGAAATCGATGCGTTGGCCGATCAATTGGACAAGATGGCCGATGGCGGGGCGATGGCGCTCGACATCCGTTTGCGTTTGGCTCGGCATCAGGGAGACGAGAAAAAGGCCGCCCAACTGGCAGCCTCTTGGACACAGCAGATGATCGGATCCGAAGGGACGCCGCAAGCGAGCGCCTGGGAAACCGCCGGCCGCACGCTGTCGCGACTCGGCTTCCACGAACAAGCCCTCGACTGGCTGCAACAAGCGTTTGAGGAAGATCCCAAATACCTCCGCCCCTACGTGATCGCGTTGGCCCGGGGACGCAAGTTCGATATCGCCTTGGACGTCTGCCAAACGGAATTCGAAAAGACGATGCGTGGCGAAACGTTGGCCTTGATCGCCGATCTGATCGTTCTCAGCGGCAACACGGTCACCGTGCCGATCGAGATCGAAGGCTATCTGGACGATGCGATCCATCGCTACAAATCGGTCGCCCCGGTGATGGAATCGGTCGCCACGTTGCGTCTGTCGCAACAGCGTTATGCCGAAGCCGTCGCCCTGTACGAACGCGCTGAAAAATTGGCGCCTCAAAATGTACGCATCCTGAACAACTTGGCGATGGCGTTGTCGGAGGTGCAAGGCCGCTTTGGCGACGCCCTGCCCCGAATTCGCAAAGCGATCGATCTCTACGGACGATCCCCCGAACTGCTCGATACGCTCGGACTCGTCCTGCTGCGAAACGATCAAATCGACGAGGCGGTTGTTACGCTTCGCGAAGCGACGGGGTCGTCGCCGGAACCACACTACCGGTTTCACCTTGTGATGGCGTTGTTGCGTTCGGGAGACCGCGTCGCTGCGCGAGCGCAATGGGCCCAGTTGGATATTCGCGCGATCAAATCGGCGGTGCTGACGCCCGCCGAAACGCGCGATTTGGAAGCGATTCAAGAGGAGTTTGGGCGACGGAAAGCTTCCTGA
- a CDS encoding polysaccharide biosynthesis tyrosine autokinase: MQKTPTSSPQAASQFRNHARPPVRAAHGAPSGSTDLDPKLLWVTIRHCWIWATPIGLALAAAAAFAVFSGFVPVYKASHLLEVNQDFVVFKGIMPTPRNLVASERPLVLNALVLEEVKNDPEVQAFYGSETPLNVGQLRSSVGLSNAGSSTLLSIQFEHEDPVAAATICNKITHSFLSIRDRLDNDRVSNLESWLTPSIDQWKNEVHVHGERVRDLSKVVIGYDPTHRVEGLENDLSVLAGLRTDLSNMIVEESILEAKVAMNAAMGEESANTDLDRSKVRTPYPEEIDQYVEADPSVVTNRKLLAERESRVRNLEDRGLAPLRQEYHKELKEKAAEQQRELDNAVAAARQRAPEAITERLRRTAERTYKESLAERKAASFAQRESINQQLVDLKARRAIIQQEYDIEKSRLEQRGGKAADLRFATEDREIAAGILGQLNQRLAAIRTERRRGSGLHTLAEATPPLAPVEPMPTKKMIVAAGGAFAIPFFLGLLWELRSQKICDSAKLESKLMAPIMGEVAKLPPKFGSRKGRRVFEESIDTLRANLLLSKETSGVRTLTIASSMSGEGKSSVASQLAISVAKASGKTVLLIDGDLRSPDQHAIFGLDLGPGLSKVLSGDIELKDAVDTSLGELVHVLPAGKMHQSPHRLVSASSIRDLLDQALEKYSFVIFDTAPVLAAGETLAIASETDATLVCVMRDVSRTDSVVRSSRRLEASGANVAGTVFSGVPSSQYAYRYGDYRYFTARPEPQTIENA, from the coding sequence ATGCAAAAAACGCCCACTTCATCGCCTCAGGCGGCTTCGCAATTCCGTAACCATGCTCGGCCGCCGGTCCGCGCAGCTCACGGTGCACCGAGCGGATCGACCGATCTCGATCCCAAGTTGCTGTGGGTCACCATCCGGCATTGTTGGATCTGGGCCACCCCGATCGGACTCGCGCTTGCCGCCGCGGCGGCGTTTGCTGTCTTCAGCGGATTTGTGCCGGTCTACAAAGCGTCGCATCTACTGGAAGTCAATCAAGATTTTGTTGTGTTTAAAGGCATCATGCCAACGCCGCGAAACCTTGTCGCCAGCGAACGTCCGTTGGTGCTCAACGCACTGGTGCTCGAAGAAGTCAAAAACGACCCCGAGGTTCAAGCATTTTATGGATCGGAGACACCGTTGAACGTCGGGCAACTGCGCAGTAGCGTCGGCTTGTCGAATGCTGGCTCTTCCACGTTGTTGTCGATTCAATTCGAACATGAAGATCCCGTCGCCGCCGCGACGATCTGCAACAAAATCACCCACTCCTTCCTTTCGATTCGCGACCGCTTGGACAACGATCGCGTTTCGAATTTGGAGAGTTGGCTGACGCCGTCGATCGATCAATGGAAAAACGAAGTCCATGTACATGGTGAACGAGTGCGAGATCTAAGCAAGGTGGTGATCGGATACGATCCCACCCATCGCGTGGAAGGACTCGAAAACGATCTCTCGGTCCTCGCGGGGCTTCGAACCGACCTTTCAAACATGATCGTCGAAGAATCGATTCTCGAAGCAAAAGTCGCGATGAACGCGGCGATGGGGGAAGAATCGGCAAACACCGATCTGGATCGGTCGAAGGTTCGGACGCCCTATCCCGAAGAGATCGACCAGTATGTAGAGGCCGATCCAAGCGTCGTCACGAACCGAAAGTTGCTCGCCGAACGGGAATCACGGGTCCGGAACCTCGAGGATCGCGGCCTGGCACCGCTGCGACAGGAGTATCACAAAGAGCTGAAAGAGAAAGCGGCGGAACAACAACGCGAACTCGACAACGCCGTGGCTGCGGCGCGCCAGCGCGCCCCCGAAGCGATCACCGAACGATTGCGCCGGACCGCCGAGCGAACCTATAAGGAAAGCCTTGCCGAGAGAAAAGCGGCCTCGTTTGCACAACGCGAATCGATCAATCAACAGCTCGTCGATCTGAAAGCGCGACGCGCGATCATTCAACAGGAATACGATATCGAGAAATCGCGTCTGGAACAGCGTGGCGGCAAAGCAGCGGACCTGCGATTCGCGACCGAAGATCGTGAGATCGCCGCGGGGATCCTGGGCCAACTGAATCAAAGATTGGCGGCAATTCGCACCGAACGTCGTCGCGGCAGCGGATTGCACACCCTTGCCGAGGCCACTCCGCCGCTAGCCCCCGTCGAACCGATGCCGACGAAAAAGATGATCGTCGCTGCCGGGGGAGCCTTCGCGATTCCGTTTTTCCTTGGCCTGTTGTGGGAACTTCGATCGCAGAAGATCTGCGATTCGGCCAAACTGGAATCCAAGCTGATGGCACCGATCATGGGCGAGGTGGCTAAGCTGCCGCCGAAGTTCGGTTCTCGCAAAGGACGACGCGTCTTCGAGGAAAGCATCGATACCCTGCGCGCCAATCTGTTGCTGTCGAAAGAGACGAGCGGCGTACGCACGTTGACGATCGCCAGCAGCATGTCGGGTGAAGGCAAAAGTAGCGTCGCATCCCAGTTGGCGATCTCTGTCGCCAAAGCCTCGGGGAAGACCGTTTTGCTGATCGATGGCGATCTTCGCAGCCCCGACCAACACGCGATTTTTGGCCTCGATCTCGGCCCCGGTTTGTCGAAGGTCCTCTCGGGCGATATCGAATTGAAAGACGCAGTCGACACAAGTCTCGGCGAACTGGTGCATGTGCTACCCGCCGGGAAGATGCATCAGAGTCCGCATCGTTTGGTTAGCGCATCGTCGATCCGCGATCTCTTGGATCAAGCACTCGAAAAGTACAGCTTTGTCATCTTCGACACCGCCCCCGTCTTGGCGGCCGGGGAGACGTTGGCGATCGCCTCGGAAACCGATGCGACGTTGGTATGCGTGATGCGTGACGTCAGCCGCACCGATTCGGTGGTCCGGAGTAGCCGTCGCTTGGAAGCCTCAGGGGCCAACGTCGCCGGAACCGTCTTCAGCGGAGTGCCCAGCAGCCAGTATGCCTATCGGTATGGCGATTACCGCTACTTCACTGCTCGCCCTGAACCGCAGACGATCGAAAACGCCTAA
- a CDS encoding exosortase/archaeosortase family protein, protein MLWAWTLALIAGLGFAYYPTFLWLEQTWRNEADYSHGYLGVPLAIVLLWLRWESFPGIRRGVDWRGLWLLGIAIAMRVAGRLAYMDFMDGWSLVPMVAGVVWLLFGWQATRWAAPAILFLVVLVPLPYRAETMLSWKLQGMATLLSTTMLRILGQPAIAEGHTLWIGESHFMIEQACSGLRIFVGVFAIAYFWAVTANRSWIDRVVLMLAAAPMAILVNALRITITCILYQWFESPAAHKTIHDSMGYLMIPAAALLMWLVNVYWQRLYRPVEVYNPSERLQKTVQSV, encoded by the coding sequence GTGTTGTGGGCTTGGACACTGGCCCTGATCGCGGGACTCGGATTTGCCTATTACCCAACGTTCCTATGGCTGGAACAGACATGGCGTAATGAGGCAGATTATTCCCATGGTTACCTAGGTGTTCCGCTCGCAATCGTGTTGTTGTGGCTTCGTTGGGAAAGCTTCCCCGGGATCCGCCGCGGGGTCGATTGGCGCGGTCTGTGGCTGCTGGGGATCGCGATCGCAATGCGTGTCGCCGGGCGATTGGCCTATATGGACTTCATGGATGGTTGGTCGCTTGTCCCGATGGTGGCCGGCGTCGTTTGGTTGCTGTTCGGATGGCAGGCGACGCGTTGGGCCGCTCCCGCAATCCTGTTCCTTGTCGTTTTGGTACCGCTTCCCTACCGAGCCGAAACGATGCTCAGTTGGAAGCTGCAGGGGATGGCAACCCTATTGAGTACGACAATGTTGCGGATCCTTGGACAGCCGGCGATCGCCGAAGGACATACGCTTTGGATCGGCGAATCGCATTTTATGATTGAACAAGCTTGCTCGGGACTACGAATTTTTGTCGGCGTCTTTGCGATCGCGTACTTCTGGGCCGTAACCGCCAACCGCAGCTGGATCGATCGTGTTGTCCTGATGTTGGCCGCCGCCCCGATGGCGATCTTGGTGAACGCGTTGCGGATCACGATCACTTGTATTCTCTACCAGTGGTTTGAATCCCCCGCGGCGCACAAAACGATCCACGATTCGATGGGCTACCTGATGATCCCGGCCGCCGCACTTTTGATGTGGCTGGTCAACGTCTACTGGCAGCGGTTGTATCGTCCCGTCGAGGTCTACAATCCATCCGAACGTCTGCAGAAAACGGTTCAGAGTGTCTAG
- a CDS encoding O-antigen ligase family protein, with translation MGNIDWREAVRGVVALGLVGTIVGSAWAHGGGYLSTQFHVGIAILALAPLGIFLSIGRRERKRTNWIVVAAAFVWIVGLAQTIPLPQSFIVWVAPAAAEVGRVWLPEAIVAEAGIVKSQSTVSVASTYTKTALAVPATFGIACWLASLVFSDRRWGKVFLAVIAIAGGAFSFFGLADAIRLGRDEAVELRQRLIISPVGADDPFGPFVNNNNAAGYSNIAIGCTIGLLALNRRRLRPHASASHAAAPPDRQAVVDRSGARDDRRFVFLLLAIILLLNIAGVMGSASRGGFLGVLAGGVAVFASRPRWTSRGRTMLLVAVVLAASLGLLEVLGLRAMFAARLETLYQGTAWEDPRMDHWSDAFSAIGFFFPLGAGLGTYRFAYLPFQQSGGPRWFVNADGMPIEWLLEGGIWLLPIIVGCLLWLLNRCWQLRAQIEEIESDETNFADALLTAARFVFPAMFVSQCFDYGILLPSLLLSVACISGALIGMGNRVAETHCPPDLATTADCPGTISESIDTGRRQSETGFVKATIPLIRGGTSLLEPLALMALLVGLWFANGALSRGSVVQQIHLQRNAYRNHSPLDFPQLAAKIAAVERVSMEAPDHSEAHLLLARLLIDQQRQLGARYLVDNNVVGADKVNRWVSPRTVRRAFYTRASDPANSLHDLLMPTQALSQWELARQHAIAALSLCPLDDRPRLLLIELDMLSVDPQQTTPVLIQQVRMLRSRTPSVLQHVDRLETVRVVPPHGASDTGIE, from the coding sequence ATGGGAAACATCGATTGGAGAGAAGCCGTCCGGGGGGTGGTGGCATTGGGCCTTGTGGGGACCATCGTCGGTTCGGCTTGGGCGCACGGTGGTGGTTATCTGAGTACGCAGTTTCATGTCGGCATCGCGATCTTAGCGCTCGCGCCGTTGGGCATCTTCTTGTCGATCGGCCGGCGTGAGCGCAAACGAACAAACTGGATAGTCGTTGCCGCAGCCTTTGTTTGGATTGTCGGTTTAGCGCAAACGATTCCGTTGCCACAATCGTTCATCGTTTGGGTGGCGCCAGCGGCGGCTGAAGTCGGTCGCGTGTGGTTGCCGGAGGCTATTGTTGCTGAGGCTGGCATTGTCAAAAGCCAGTCCACAGTCAGCGTTGCATCCACTTACACAAAAACTGCCTTGGCGGTTCCCGCGACGTTTGGCATCGCATGTTGGTTGGCATCGCTTGTCTTTTCCGACCGGCGTTGGGGGAAAGTCTTTCTAGCGGTGATCGCGATCGCGGGAGGTGCGTTTTCGTTCTTTGGATTGGCGGATGCGATTCGATTGGGGCGCGACGAAGCTGTCGAACTTCGTCAACGTTTGATCATTTCACCGGTTGGTGCCGACGATCCGTTTGGTCCGTTCGTCAACAACAACAATGCCGCTGGATATTCAAACATCGCGATCGGCTGCACCATCGGCTTGCTGGCGCTGAACCGCCGGCGTTTGCGGCCGCATGCTTCCGCGTCCCATGCGGCGGCGCCGCCAGATCGGCAGGCTGTCGTCGATCGATCCGGGGCACGGGACGACCGACGTTTTGTCTTTCTCCTGTTGGCGATCATTCTGCTGTTAAACATCGCCGGTGTGATGGGCAGCGCATCGCGCGGTGGTTTCCTGGGGGTGCTGGCCGGTGGGGTTGCGGTGTTTGCATCACGCCCGCGATGGACATCGCGAGGGCGCACGATGTTGCTTGTCGCCGTTGTACTGGCGGCTTCGCTGGGGTTGCTTGAAGTTTTGGGGCTGCGAGCGATGTTCGCCGCTCGCCTGGAAACGCTGTACCAAGGAACGGCTTGGGAAGACCCACGGATGGATCACTGGAGCGACGCGTTCAGCGCGATCGGGTTCTTCTTTCCTCTCGGTGCGGGGTTGGGAACCTATCGCTTTGCGTACCTTCCATTTCAACAATCGGGCGGCCCGAGATGGTTCGTCAATGCCGACGGGATGCCGATCGAATGGTTGCTGGAAGGTGGGATTTGGTTGTTGCCGATCATCGTCGGGTGTCTGTTGTGGTTGTTGAATAGATGCTGGCAATTACGGGCCCAAATCGAAGAGATCGAATCGGACGAGACGAACTTTGCCGATGCGTTATTGACTGCTGCACGGTTCGTCTTTCCGGCGATGTTTGTCAGCCAGTGCTTTGATTATGGAATCTTGCTGCCATCGTTGCTTCTTAGTGTTGCGTGTATCAGTGGGGCTCTGATTGGGATGGGGAATCGTGTCGCGGAGACGCATTGTCCGCCCGATCTGGCGACTACTGCGGATTGTCCTGGGACAATATCCGAATCAATTGACACCGGCCGTCGACAATCAGAAACGGGCTTCGTGAAGGCTACCATCCCGTTGATTCGCGGTGGGACGTCGTTGCTTGAACCGCTCGCATTGATGGCTCTATTGGTTGGGCTGTGGTTTGCGAACGGCGCGTTGTCGCGCGGAAGCGTGGTGCAACAGATCCACCTGCAGCGCAACGCTTATCGGAATCATTCCCCGCTGGATTTTCCACAGCTTGCGGCGAAGATCGCTGCTGTCGAACGCGTCTCGATGGAAGCCCCCGATCATTCCGAAGCCCATCTGTTGTTGGCCCGATTGCTGATCGATCAACAGCGACAACTTGGCGCAAGATATCTAGTCGACAACAACGTGGTGGGGGCGGACAAGGTGAACCGCTGGGTCTCGCCACGAACCGTGCGGCGAGCGTTCTACACGCGGGCATCGGATCCGGCAAACTCCTTGCACGATTTATTAATGCCAACTCAAGCGTTGTCGCAGTGGGAACTGGCCCGACAGCACGCGATCGCCGCGCTGTCGCTTTGTCCTCTGGACGACCGTCCGCGGCTACTTTTGATCGAACT